From one Oxyura jamaicensis isolate SHBP4307 breed ruddy duck chromosome 15, BPBGC_Ojam_1.0, whole genome shotgun sequence genomic stretch:
- the DRG1 gene encoding developmentally-regulated GTP-binding protein 1 — protein sequence MSGTLAKIAEIEAEMARTQKNKATAHHLGLLKARLAKLRRELITPKGGGGGGPGEGFDVAKTGDARIGFVGFPSVGKSTLLSNLAGVYSEVAAYEFTTLTTVPGVIRYKGAKIQLLDLPGIIEGAKDGKGRGRQVIAVARTCNLILIVLDVLKPLGHKKIIENELEGFGIRLNSKPPNIGFKKKDKGGINLTATCPQSELDAETVKSILAEYKIHNADVTLRSDATADDLIDVVEGNRVYIPCIYVLNKIDQISIEELDIIYKVPHCVPISAHHRWNFDDLLEKIWDYLKLVRIYTKPKGQLPDYTSPVVLPYCKTTVEDFCMKIHKNLIKDFKYALVWGSSVKHNPQKVGKDHTLEDEDVIQIVKK from the exons ATGAGCGGCACGCTGGCCAAAATCGCCGAGATCGAGGCGGAG ATGGCCCGGACGCAGAAGAACAAGGCCACGGCGCACCACCTGGGGCTGCTGAAGGCCCGCCTGGCCAAGCTGCGCCGGGAGCTCATCACCCCCaagggaggcggcggcggcggccccggggaaG GTTTTGATGTTGCAAAGACAGGTGATGCCCGAATTGGGTTTGTCGGTTTTCCATCAGTGGGAAAATCTACTCTTCTAAGTAATCTCGCTGGTGTGTACTCTGAAGTGGCAGCATATGAATTCACGACACTAACTACTGTGCCTGGAGTCATTAGGTACAAAGGAGCAAAGATACAG CTACTTGATCTCCCAGGAATTATCGAAGGTGCCAAGGATGGTAAAGGCAGAGGACGGCAGGTCATTGCAG ttGCTCGAACCTGTAATCTCATTCTGATTGTTCTGGATGTGCTGAAACCCCTTGGTCacaagaaaattattgagaATGAACTGGAGGGATTTGGAATACGTCTGAATAGTAAGCCCCCCAATATcggctttaaaaaaaaggataaaggaGGCATTAACCTTACAGCCACA TGTCCTCAGAGCGAGCTGGATGCTGAAACAGTGAAGAGCATCTTAGCAGAGTATAAAATCCACAATGCTGATGTCACGCTGCGCAGCGATGCCACTGCTGATGACCTAATTGATGTTGTTGAAGGAAACAG gGTTTACATCCCATGCATTTATGTCCTAAATAAAATTGACCAAATCTCCATTGAGGAACTAGATATTATTTACAAAGTACCCCACTGTGTACCAATATCTGCTCATCATCGCTGGAACTTTGATGATCTGCTGGAGAAAATTTGGGACTACTTGAAGCTAGTACGAAT CTACACCAAACCTAAAGGGCAGCTCCCAGACTACACCTCTCCTGTTGTACTACCTTACTGCAAGACAACAGTGGAGGATTTTTGCATGAAGATCCacaaaaatctcattaaagACTTTAAATA TGCACTGGTCTGGGGTTCGTCTGTTAAACACAACCCTCagaaagttggaaaagaccacaCTCTTGAAGATGAGGATGTCATTCAGATCGTGAAGAAATAA